In a single window of the Rhodamnia argentea isolate NSW1041297 chromosome 2, ASM2092103v1, whole genome shotgun sequence genome:
- the LOC115733055 gene encoding probable carboxylesterase 2: MDSAKEVSLEIFPYIRVYKDGTFDRLAGFEIAPPGLDPETRVESKDVLILPDVGVSARIYRPSSASAATKLPLVVYFHGGAFIISSIADPKYHSSLNALVAECNIVLVSVDYRRVPEHSLPAAYDDSWAALQWIASEEARCEPWLRDHADFDRLFLVGDSGGANMSHHLAMRLRDDVLGKRVKLSGIAMLQPYFWGETPIGVEVSDPGRKAWVDSWWRFVCVSDKGCDDPLINPFADGATGVDGLACKKVLVIVSEKDILRDRGRMYYEKLVESGGAAVAAEFMEIEGVDHVFQIMDPSCEKAKRLYKRVASFVNGDGGDHKEETVE, translated from the exons atggaTTCAGCCAAGGAGGTTTCGCTCGAGATCTTCCCCTACATCAGAGTCTACAAAGACGGCACCTTCGACCGCCTTGCCGGCTTCGAGATCGCCCCGCCCGGCCTCGACCCCGAGACCCGAGTTGAGTCCAAGGACGTCCTCATCCTCCCCGACGTTGGCGTCTCCGCCCGTATCTACCGCCCCTCCTCCGCGTCCGCTGCCACGAAGCTCCCCCTCGTCGTCTACTTCCACGGCGGGGccttcatcatctcctccatcGCCGACCCCAAGTATCACTCCAGCCTCAACGCCCTTGTCGCCGAGTGCAACATCGTCCTCGTCTCCGTTGACTATCGCCGAGTCCCCGAGCACTCCCTCCCTGCCGCCTACGATGACTCCTGGGCTGCTCTGCAGTGGATCGCATCGGAGGAAGCCCGGTGCGAGCCGTGGCTCAGGGACCATGCGGACTTCGACCGGCTCTTCCTCGTCGGTGACAGCGGCGGCGCCAACATGTCGCACCACCTGGCCATGCGACTCAG GGATGACGTACTCGGCAAGCGGGTCAAGCTCTCGGGGATCGCGATGTTACAACCCTACTTCTGGGGCGAGACCCCGATCGGGGTAGAGGTGTCGGACCCTGGTCGGAAGGCGTGGGTGGACAGCTGGTGGCGGTTCGTGTGCGTGTCGGACAAGGGGTGCGACGACCCGCTGATCAACCCGTTCGCGGACGGGGCCACCGGTGTGGACGGGCTGGCGTGCAAGAAGGTGCTGGTTATCGTGAGCGAGAAGGACATTCTGAGGGACAGAGGGAGGATGTACTACGAGAAGCTGGTGGAGAGCGGcggggcggcggtggcggcggagtTCATGGAGATCGAGGGCGTGGATCACGTGTTCCAAATCATGGACCCAAGCTGCGAGAAGGCGAAGAGGCTGTACAAACGGGTGGCCTCGTTCGTTAACGGCGATGGTGGTGATCACAAGGAGGAGACTGTGGAGTGA
- the LOC115746315 gene encoding patatin-like protein 2, which yields MMISMERTSSLPLQPPTYGNLITILSIDGGGIRGLIPGTILAFLESELQKLDGEDARIADYFDVIAGTSTGGLVTAMLTTPDENDRPLFAAKDIKDFYLNNCPKIFPQDSCPFAPATKMIKAVTGPKYDGKYLHMLVKEKLGNTRLNQTLTNVVIPTFDIKRLQPTIFSSYEVKKTPTINALLSDICISTSAAPTYLPAHYFETQDSTGKPREFNLIDGGVAANNPTLLAMGEVTKEIMGGSSDFFPIKPMDYGRFLVISLGTGSQKVEGKYGASEAAKWGVLDWLSSSGGSPLVDVFMHVSADMVDFHLSAVFQALHLEANYLRIQDDNLSGAVASVDIATKKNLNDLARTGEALLKKPVSKVDLDTGGCKACNTETNEEALGRFAKKLSCERRLRLARSPHGHNSASLKQF from the exons ATGATGATATCCATGGAAAGAACAAGCAGCTTGCCACTTCAGCCTCCGACTTACGGAAACCTCATTACAATTCTAAGTATTGATGGTGGAGGGATAAGAGGGCTTATCCCAGGAACCATCCTCGCTTTCTTAGAGTCTGAACTTCAG AAACTAGATGGTGAAGATGCAAGAATCGCAGATTATTTCGATGTTATTGCTGGAACGAGCACTGGTGGTCTTGTCACGGCCATGTTAACCACCCCCGACGAGAACGATCGTCCCTTGTTCGCTGCAAAGGACATTAAGGATTTTTACCTTAACAATTGCCCTAAAATCTTCCCTCAAGACAG TTGTCCTTTCGCGCCTGCTACGAAGATGATCAAAGCTGTGACTGGCCCAAAATATGATGGAAAATACCTGCATATGCTCGTGAAAGAGAAACTCGGGAACACAAGATTGAACCAGACATTGACTAATGTTGTTATCCCAACGTTCGACATCAAGCGACTTCAGCCAACCATCTTTTCTAGCTACGAG GTGAAGAAAACGCCGACCATAAACGCCTTGCTCTCGGACATATGCATCTCAACCTCAGCAGCACCAACTTATCTCCCAGCTCATTATTTCGAAACCCAAGACTCCACAGGAAAACCGAGGGAATTCAACCTCATAGATGGCGGCGTAGCTGCAAACAATCCG ACGTTACTCGCAATGGGCGAAGTGACGAAGGAGATCATGGGAGGAAGCTCGGATTTCTTCCCTATAAAGCCAATGGATTACGGAAGATTTCTGGTGATATCACTCGGGACTGGCTCGCAAAAAGTCGAAGGGAAGTACGGCGCAAGTGAAGCTGCCAAATGGGGAGTGCTGGACTGGTTGAGCAGCAGTGGTGGGAGCCCCTTGGTCGATGTGTTCATGCACGTGAGCGCCGATATGGTCGACTTCCACCTCTCTGCGGTCTTCCAGGCCCTGCACCTTGAAGCCAACTACCTCCGGATTCAG GACGACAACTTAAGCGGGGCCGTGGCATCCGTGGATATCGCAACAAAGAAGAACTTGAACGACTTAGCCAGAACCGGCGAAGCACTGTTGAAGAAGCCTGTTTCAAAGGTAGACCTAGACACAGGTGGATGCAAGGCGTGTAACACGGAGACTAATGAAGAGGCTCTCGGAAG GTTTGCAAAAAAGCTCTCATGTGAGAGACGACTTCGTCTTGCTAGGTCACCTCATGGACATAACTCCGCAAGTTTGAAGCAATTCTAA
- the LOC115746328 gene encoding 26S proteasome non-ATPase regulatory subunit 14 homolog translates to MSGMERLQRMFAGAGGALGHPPPDSPTLDSSEQVYISSLALLKMLKHGRAGVPMEVMGLMLGEFVDEYTVRVVDVFAMPQSGTGVSVEAVDHVFQTNMLDMLKQTGRPEMVVGWYHSHPGFGCWLSGVDINTQQSFEALNQRAVAVVVDPIQSVKGKVVIDAFRLINPQTMMLGQEPRQTTSNLGHLNKPSIQALIHGLNRHYYSIAINYRKNELEEKMLLNLHKKKWTDGLTLRRFDTHSKTNEQTVQEMLNLAIKYNKAVQEEDELPPEKLAIANVGRQDAKKHLEEHVSNLMSSNIVQTLGTMLDTVVF, encoded by the exons ATGTCCGGTATGGAGAGGCTTCAGCGAATGTTCGCCGGCGCGGGAGGTGCTCTGGGCCACCCACCGCCTGATTCTCCGACCCTCGATTCCTCCGAGCAGGTCTACATCTCCTCCCTCGCGCTCCTCAAGATGCTCAAGCACG GGAGGGCTGGGGTTCCCATGGAAGTGATGGGCTTGATGCTTGGGGAGTTTGTGGATGAGTACACCGTCCGAGTCGTCGATGTGTTTGCTATGCCACAGAGTGGTACTGGTGTCAGTGTCGAGGCGGTCGATCATGTGTTCCAGACCAATATGCTTGACATGCTCAAACAGACTGGAAG ACCAGAGATGGTGGTAGGTTGGTACCACTCTCATCCTGGCTTTGGATGTTGGCTTTCTGGGGTGGACATCAACACTCAACAG AGTTTTGAGGCTTTAAATCAGCGTGCGGTTGCAGTAGTGGTGGATCCCATTCAGAGTGTCAAAGGGAAGGTGGTGATTGATGCCTTCCGTTTGATCAACCCACAAACCATGATGCTTGGCCAAGAACCCAGGCAGACAACCTCCAACCTTGGTCATCTCAACAAACCGTCCATCCAA GCATTGATCCATGGGCTGAACAGACACTATTACTCAATTGCCATCAATTACAGAAAGAATGAACTTGAGGAAAAAATGCTACTTAATCTTCACAAGAAGAAATGGACAGATGGCTTGACACTTCGCCGTTTTGACACACATTCTAAAACCAATGAACAGACTGTTCAG GAGATGCTGAATTTGGCAATCAAGTATAACAAGGCGGTGCAGGAGGAGGACGAATTGCCACCAGAGAAGCTAGCGATTGCAAATGTGGGGAGGCAAGACGCCAAGAAGCACCTCGAAGAGCATGTCTCCAACCTCATGTCTTCCAACATAGTTCAGACCTTAGGGACCATGCTCGACACCGTAGTCTTCTAA